A window of Pomacea canaliculata isolate SZHN2017 linkage group LG3, ASM307304v1, whole genome shotgun sequence contains these coding sequences:
- the LOC112560553 gene encoding uncharacterized protein LOC112560553: MFSALQGFLILFCGVLDSYKVFARKCDKNEIEAAMMACQEPREALSDASLLNNNTLLCQALQVYASCIEPEISGCKGKAVVAFQVIKQTYMGPPYNCKVTDNAPDQDNVDGQAVENDGAFVGVTGAMIPIEKAAATNLPDPTTQKPEIQPTNTAVPSFSVTSNMNGIMLIRGLVSICMVHLLSLTLLVL; this comes from the exons ATGTTCTCTGCCCTCCAAGGTTTTCTCATCCTCTTTTGTGGAGTTCTAGACAGCTATAAAG TGTTTGCAAGAAAGTGCGACAAGAATGAGATAGAAGCAGCCATGATGGCTTGTCAAGAGCCACGGGAAGCCCTGTCTGATGCCAGCCTTTTAAACAATAACACACTACTCTGTCA AGCACTACAGGTGTATGCATCATGCATTGAGCCAGAGATTTCTGGCTGCAAGGGCAAAGCTGTAGTTGCATTTCAAGTAATTAAACAGACGTATATGGGTCCCCCCTACAACTGCAAGGTTACAGACAATGCACCTGATCAGGACAATGTGGATGGCCAAGCTGTGGAAAATGATGGAGCTTTTGTAGGTGTGACAG GTGCCATGATACCAATAGAAAAGGCAGCAGCCACTAATCTGCCAGACCCAACCACACAGAAGCCTGAAATACAGCCAACAAACACTGCAGTTCCATCATTCTCTGTTACTAGCAACATGAATGGAATCATGTTGATTCGTGGGTTAGTCAGCATTTGTATGGTGCACTTGTTATCACTGACACTGCTTGTTCTTTGA